Proteins co-encoded in one Nicotiana sylvestris chromosome 7, ASM39365v2, whole genome shotgun sequence genomic window:
- the LOC104214168 gene encoding transcription factor TCP2-like: MEAWGKNLTNVTSLGETRTKKSCNGNGRFESQDENETVKGSHGLGGGGVSRLCGWPSNWIVRVSRASGGKDRHSKVWTSKGLRDRRVRLSVNTAIQFYDLQDRLGYDQPNKDVEWLLKAAAPSISELPSLNVFPDT, encoded by the exons ATGGAGGCTTGGGGAAAAAATCTTACTAATGTAACAAGTTTAGGGGAGACAAGAACGAAGAAAAGTTG CAATGGAAATGGTAGATTTGAGTCACAAGATGAAAATGAAACGGTGAAAGGGAGTCATGGGCTTGGCGGCGGTGGTGTTAGTAGGCTTTGTGGGTGGCCCTCAAATTGGATTGTTCGAGTTTCTCGTGCATCAGGAGGGAAAGATAGGCACAGTAAAGTGTGGACTTCAAAAGGACTCCGAGATCGGAGAGTTAGGTTGTCTGTTAACACAGCTATACAGTTCTACGATTTGCAAGATCGACTTGGTTATGATCAACCAAACAAAGATGTTGAATGGTTGTTAAAAGCAGCAGCTCCTTCAATCTCTGAGCTTCCTTCTCTTAATGTTTTTCCAGACACATAA
- the LOC104214167 gene encoding bidirectional sugar transporter SWEET2-like isoform X1, which yields MVSLVLSQTLEICKDVAGIAGNIFAFGLFLSPIPTFRRVIRNQSTEQFSGLPYYSNIYGLLNYLICAWYGTPLISPDNLLVTTVNSVGAVFQLAYIVLFVMSIEKEKKFRMLGWILTVFGLFSIIVIGSLLILDLQIRRIIIGSLSCASLISMFASPLFIINLVIRTRSVEFMPFYLSLSTFLMSASFFLYGTFSFDPFIYVPNGIGMVLGVVQLLLFAYYRNSSRGDFTEGFIVSY from the exons ATGGTTTCTTTAGTTTTGTCTCAAACTCTGGAAATTTGTAAAGATGTAGCTGGAATCGCCG GGAATATATTTGCTTTTGGATTGTTTCTGTCTCCAAT ACCTACATTCAGGAGAGTAATCAGAAACCAATCGACCGAACAGTTCTCGGGGTTGCCATACTATAGTAACATATATGGGCTATTGAACTACTTGATCTGTGCCTGGTATGGCACACCTCTCATATCTCCTGACAATTTGTTGGTTACAACCGTCAATTCAGTTGGTGCTGTTTTTCAACTTGCCTACATTGTACTTTTTGTGATGTCTATAGAGAAAGAGAAAAAG TTCAGGATGCTGGGATGGATACTCACAGTCTTTGGCCTATTCTCAATTATTGTAATTGGAAGCTTGCTTATACTTGACCTTCAAATCCGACGCATCATTATTGGCTCCCTGAGTTGTGCTTCCCTCATATCAATGTTTGCTTCCCCACTGTTTATTATT AATCTGGTGATCAGGACCAGGAGCGTCGAATTCATGCCGTTTTACCTATCCCTCTCTACCTTCCTAATGAGTGCCTCTTTCTTTTTGTATGGAACTTTCAGTTTCGATCCTTTTATATAT gtaccaaatggcatAGGAATGGTTTTAGGAGTTGTACAATTGCTTTTATTTGCATATTACAGAAATTCTTCTAGAGGAGACTTTACTGAAGGCTTTATAGTGTCTTATTAG
- the LOC104214167 gene encoding bidirectional sugar transporter SWEET2-like isoform X2, with product MVSLVLSQTLEICKDVAGIAGNIFAFGLFLSPIPTFRRVIRNQSTEQFSGLPYYSNIYGLLNYLICAWYGTPLISPDNLLVTTVNSVGAVFQLAYIVLFVMSIEKEKKFRMLGWILTVFGLFSIIVIGSLLILDLQIRRIIIGSLSCASLISMFASPLFIINLVIRTRSVEFMPFYLSLSTFLMSASFFLYQMA from the exons ATGGTTTCTTTAGTTTTGTCTCAAACTCTGGAAATTTGTAAAGATGTAGCTGGAATCGCCG GGAATATATTTGCTTTTGGATTGTTTCTGTCTCCAAT ACCTACATTCAGGAGAGTAATCAGAAACCAATCGACCGAACAGTTCTCGGGGTTGCCATACTATAGTAACATATATGGGCTATTGAACTACTTGATCTGTGCCTGGTATGGCACACCTCTCATATCTCCTGACAATTTGTTGGTTACAACCGTCAATTCAGTTGGTGCTGTTTTTCAACTTGCCTACATTGTACTTTTTGTGATGTCTATAGAGAAAGAGAAAAAG TTCAGGATGCTGGGATGGATACTCACAGTCTTTGGCCTATTCTCAATTATTGTAATTGGAAGCTTGCTTATACTTGACCTTCAAATCCGACGCATCATTATTGGCTCCCTGAGTTGTGCTTCCCTCATATCAATGTTTGCTTCCCCACTGTTTATTATT AATCTGGTGATCAGGACCAGGAGCGTCGAATTCATGCCGTTTTACCTATCCCTCTCTACCTTCCTAATGAGTGCCTCTTTCTTTTT gtaccaaatggcatAG